The genomic stretch CCGCGATCGAGTTCTCCGGGAACTCCGTCACCATCCGGAGATCGCATACCGGGCCGCTTGTCTTCGGAAAGGACACGATCCGGTCGGTCGAGGTGAAACGACCCTACCTCTCTATACCCCGCTGGGTGTCCGCACTGCTCCTTGTACTCATGACTGCAGCGATATTCTTTGCCGGCGTAGGGAACTGGTTGATGCGCTACCCGGGCGACCCGGCCGCTGATCCCTATCTTGGCTTTCAGGTTCTCCTGGCGGTCGGCTGGATGGTGTTTATACTGGAGTCGCTCTATCGCGCCCTTCTCAGTCTGCGGTATCCCGGCCACGTCAGAGTGAGGCTCGAGCCCGCCGGTTTCCTCCATATCTACACGGACGACCCGGAGAGAGTTGCGGCGCTGCTTGGTTCCCCGTGATGACGGAGCATACCTTTTGAAGAGAACCGTCCAATATACAGAGCGATATCCGATGAGATCCCTGCATCGCAGACCCCACCCAACGGAGCAGGCGGCATGACCGATAGCACCGCCGACGCTCAACAGTCACCGCCGCTCGTCGAGTTCCGAAACGTCAGCGTCGTCCGGGACGGCCACAGACTCCTCGACCGGGTATCGCTCACGATCCGGGAGGGAGAGCATATCGCCATCCTCGGCCCGAACGGGGCCGGGAAGTCCTCGCTCATCCGGGCGATCACTCGCGAGTACTACCCCTCCTCGCCGGGCCCGGAGACTGTCTTCCGATTCCGGGGGCAGGATACGTGGGACGCCTTTGACCTCCGGTCGCACATCGGGCTTGTCTCCGGCGACCTCCAGCAGACCTTCGTCCGCAGGATATCCGGCCGCGAGGTCGTCCTCTCGGGGTTCTTCTCGAGCATCGGCCTCTTCCTCTCCCACGAGGTGACCCCTGGAATGGAGCAGAAGACCGACGAGATCCTCGAGTTTCTCGAGGTCGCCCACCTCGCCGACCGCCCGATGACGGAGATCTCCTCTGGCGAGGGTCGCAGGCTCCTGATCGGGCGGGCTCTTGTCCACAACCCCGGCACCCTTGTCCTCGACGAGCCCACGAACAGCCTCGATCTCCACGCGCTTCACACCTTCCGCAAAACCCTCCGAAAGATCGCACGGTCGGGCACCGGCATCATCCTCGTGACCCACAACCTCCACGACATCATCCCCGAGATCTCCCGGGTCGTCCTGATGCGGGACGGCGCCGTCCGGATGGACGGCCCAAAGGCGGAAGTCCTGACCGACGAGGCCATCGGCGACCTCTTCCGCGTCCCGGTTCGCGTCCGGGAGGAGGGCGGCTACTACTACGCAACGGGGTATTAACGGCCCCGGAGATGGCCGTTCGTGCCATACGATGGCCGATTGACCCCTCACGTTGCGGCATTCCCCGTCCACCGGTCCATCCAGTCGAGGCTGGTCGAGTGCCAGAAGATGTTGTTCCGCGGCTTTAACACCCAGTGGTTCTCATCGGGGATGTAGAGGAGCTGACCTGGGATGCCCTTCTTCTGGAGGGCGGTGAAGGCGGCAAGACTCTGCGTATCCGGCACCTGGTAGTCCTGTCTCCCCTGGATCACGAGCATGGGCGTCGTCCAGTTCTCGATATGATCTACCGGATTATGGCGGTTGTAGCCGTCCGGGTTGGACCGTGGGGTGCCGTTGAACTCCCACTCCGGTATCCCGGGGAGTTCCGGCTCGCCTTCCGGGAATTCAGGCTCTCGATCGGCCTCTTGGGGGCCGGGGGAACCCGGGCCTCTCCCGGCGGCCTATGGGGCTCGTGCGGCCCATACCCATATCTATTTAGGACAGGACGATTAGTTCTGGTTCAGAGGAGGAATGTATCTATGGTATCTAAATTGATGGACTACTTCAACAAACAACCGAGGCTCGGTGTGCTCAGCACCGCAAACAAAGAAGGAAAGATCGATGCGGCGGTCTTTGGGTCGCCGATGATGGTCGACGAGAAGACCGTCGTGATGGGGCTCGGGAATAACCGCACGTTTGCCTACCTGCAGGAGAATCCCAATGCCGTCTTCACGATCATGGAGCAGGGAGCGACGCTTGCGGACTGGAAGGGCCTCCGGGTCTACCTGAAAATGAAGAACTACGCGACCTCCGGAGAGACGCTGGAGACCTACCGGAGGCAGATCGCCGCGGCCGCGGGTGAGGATGCGGCGGCGATGATCCATGCCTCGGTGACGTTCGAGGTCGGCGAGGTGCGGCCCCTCATCGATATGGGCCAGGGCTGGGAGAAGTCCGTCTAACCCGGGAACCTGCACGGCCTACTCCCGTGACCTCCGGTAGAGGAAGACCCCCGCGACCTGGAAGACGATGATCGCCAGCACCAGGGCAACGGTATCGACGCCCGGGCCGAAGCGGGTCGTCCCGTCGAACGCAAACTGTATCAAGTCGTGAGCGTAGGTGAGAGGGGAGAGGAGCGCGATGCTCTGCCCCCATGCCGGCATGCTCGCGTAGGGGATGAAGACCCCGCTGATGAAGAGGAGGGGCAGGCGGACGAGGTTCAAGAGCGACATTACCTCGCCTACGTTCTCCGTGCGGTAGGCGGCAAAGAGTGTGCCCATCATCGAGAAGCAGAGGGAGGTGAACGCGAGCGCGACGAGAAGCGCCACGATGTGGATAATCTCAGCATGGAAGGCAACCAGGCCAACGCCAGTTGTGGCGACGCCGATCGCAGATGCGAATATTGCCCCGCTCAGGCTCGACCCTAGGACAATCGCCTGAACAGACACCGGAGCGGCGAGGAGGCGGTCGAAGGTCTTCGTCCTCCGCTCGATAGGGATGGAAACCGGCTCGATGGAGGAGGCGCTGAAGAGGAGGGTGATGGCGAGGAGACCCGGGAGCAGGGTTCCCGGGGGAGCGTTCCTCCCTATGGCGAAGGCGAGGAACATAACGAACGGAAAGAGCAGGCTGGATACCAGGATAGAAGGTTTGAGGTAATAGATCTTCATGTCCTTGCGTGCTATCGCCCACGCTGCACCGATGTCGCATGAGACCCGCTCAAACCACCCCGGCATCGGTTCCCCTCGCCTCCTTCTTCATGCCGACGGAGAGCCCGGTGAGGCGGATGAAGACCTCCTCCAGGCTCGGCCCGAGGGTGGTGACGCTGATTGGGCGCAGGTTTTGCTCTTTTGCAAACACGCAGAGGGAACCGAGGACGTCCGGGGGGTCCGCGGTGTAGAGCCGGAACTTGTCCCCCTCTTTCCTGACGTCGCTGACCTGCGGGAGCCTTTCAAGCGCCTCGAGGAGACCGGGCCTCGTGGCATCGAAGGAGATCTCGACCGACTGGAGACTCTCAAAGGTCTGCTTCAGCTTCTCCGGCGCGTCGATCGCCGCAATCGTCCCTCTATTGATAATGGCGACCCGGTCGCAGGAGACGTTTGCCTCCTCGATGTCGTGGGTCGTCAGGAAGATGGTGACGTTCTTCTGGGCGAGGTCCTGGACGACGTCCCTGATGAGCC from Methanoculleus chikugoensis encodes the following:
- a CDS encoding DUF1673 domain-containing protein, translated to MTMKFAEAIRRWMGWCSNAAAGACRRRYAALEGEVGFEAAKGGSREVVEDVFVEYTSPRFFVLMPFSVLTFLSLFVISVLIPSLWPALTFTFLAVSLLAWAAWRIYFDPYRTAIEFSGNSVTIRRSHTGPLVFGKDTIRSVEVKRPYLSIPRWVSALLLVLMTAAIFFAGVGNWLMRYPGDPAADPYLGFQVLLAVGWMVFILESLYRALLSLRYPGHVRVRLEPAGFLHIYTDDPERVAALLGSP
- a CDS encoding ABC transporter ATP-binding protein, giving the protein MTDSTADAQQSPPLVEFRNVSVVRDGHRLLDRVSLTIREGEHIAILGPNGAGKSSLIRAITREYYPSSPGPETVFRFRGQDTWDAFDLRSHIGLVSGDLQQTFVRRISGREVVLSGFFSSIGLFLSHEVTPGMEQKTDEILEFLEVAHLADRPMTEISSGEGRRLLIGRALVHNPGTLVLDEPTNSLDLHALHTFRKTLRKIARSGTGIILVTHNLHDIIPEISRVVLMRDGAVRMDGPKAEVLTDEAIGDLFRVPVRVREEGGYYYATGY
- a CDS encoding prolyl oligopeptidase family serine peptidase: MPEWEFNGTPRSNPDGYNRHNPVDHIENWTTPMLVIQGRQDYQVPDTQSLAAFTALQKKGIPGQLLYIPDENHWVLKPRNNIFWHSTSLDWMDRWTGNAAT
- a CDS encoding pyridoxamine 5'-phosphate oxidase family protein, coding for MVSKLMDYFNKQPRLGVLSTANKEGKIDAAVFGSPMMVDEKTVVMGLGNNRTFAYLQENPNAVFTIMEQGATLADWKGLRVYLKMKNYATSGETLETYRRQIAAAAGEDAAAMIHASVTFEVGEVRPLIDMGQGWEKSV
- a CDS encoding ABC transporter permease, which gives rise to MPGWFERVSCDIGAAWAIARKDMKIYYLKPSILVSSLLFPFVMFLAFAIGRNAPPGTLLPGLLAITLLFSASSIEPVSIPIERRTKTFDRLLAAPVSVQAIVLGSSLSGAIFASAIGVATTGVGLVAFHAEIIHIVALLVALAFTSLCFSMMGTLFAAYRTENVGEVMSLLNLVRLPLLFISGVFIPYASMPAWGQSIALLSPLTYAHDLIQFAFDGTTRFGPGVDTVALVLAIIVFQVAGVFLYRRSRE